The Bradyrhizobium sp. CCGB01 genome segment CGGGGTACGGCCGCGTGCCGGCACGCCGCCGATCAGCGGCATGGTGATGGAACCACCGGCATCAATGGCGTAGCTGTTGGTGAGACCTTCCTGGCCGTAGACCACGACGCGCAGCTTGTCGCCGGCGTCGAGATGGTAGGAGGAGTCGTATCGCGCCGGCGCCGCCATCGGCGCGGCGTAGCCGACCGGCATGGGCGCAGGCGAGGCGGCGAAGGAATTGCGCAGTGCGCCGATGGCGCCGCCACCGTCGGCGACGACAACCGGCTGCGGGGCGACGTAGGGCTGGCCATAGGCCATGGAGTCGAGATCGGCACGGGGCTGCATGACCGCGACGGGACCTGCGGTCTGCATACAGCCGCCGAGGGCAAGCGCGGCGGACGCTGCCAAGGATGCTGTCAAGATCGACCATCGAAACGCGCGTGCAACCGGCACCGGACCCCATCCCTCGAAACGAGACAGATCCAGTCTTGCACTGGTTATGGTTAATAAAGCGTTGAGCGGGCGCACCCTCCCCCTGGAGGGGGAGGGTCGGCTCATATTGAGCGCAGCGAAATATGAGACGGGGTGGGGTGATCCCTCAACACGGGTACTGTCGGACGTGGAGAGACCGTCACCCCACCCCGCTCGCGCTACGCACGATCTACCCTCTCCTGGGGAGGGTAAGAAACGCGGGTCGTCTCGATGAGCGAGCTTACGCGCTGACGCCCACGCCGATCGGGCAGGACACGCCGGTGCCTCCCAAGCCGCAATAGCCGGCGGGGTTCTTCGCCAGATATTGCTGATGATAGTCCTCGGCAAAATAGAACGCGCCGGCAGGCGCGATCTCGGTGGTGATGGCGCCGAGGCCTTTTGCGGCAAGCGCCTTCTGATAGAGCGCCTTCGATTCATCGGCCGCTTTCTTCTGCGCGTCTGAATAGGTGTAGATCGCGCTTCGGTACTGCGTGCCGACATCGTTGCCCTGACGCATGCCCTGCGTCGGGTTGTGGCTCTCCCAGAATGTCTTCAAGAGCTTCTCGTAGGAGATCTTCTTCGGATCGAACACGACCAGCACCACTTCGGTGTGGCCGGTCCGTCCCGAACAGGTCTCTTCATAGGTCGGGTTCGGCGTGTGGCCGCCGGCATAGCCGACGGCGGTCGCGTAAACACCGTCGCCGAGCTCCCAGAATTTGCGCTCGGCGCCCCAGAAGCAGCCGAGCCCGAACACGGCCTGCTCAAGGCCTGCGGGATAAGGCGGCTGCAACTTCGCGCCGTTGACGAAATGGATGGTCGCGGTGGGAATGGCTTGCGCACGGCCGGGCAGCGCTTCCGTGGCGCTCGGCAATGCGGTGGTCTTGCGCATGAACAGCATGATGGGTCTCCGCAACGAGCTGTCCGTCGCTTGAGCGCGCGAGAGAAGTCGAGCGCTCATGCGGCGTGCTCGCGATCAGGTGGGGAATATAGGGTTCTACGTCAGCGAGGGCAGCCTTGTTACGCCGCGCCCCATCGGCCGCTCAGTCCCTGGAATATCCGATCAAGGGTTTCCGCGGCCGGAACAGGATCATCAACAGGATCCCCAAAATGCCGAGCACGGCGAAAACCGGCTGATCCAGCACCAGGCGGATCACCGAGGTCCAGAGCCAGGGCGCCTTGGCCTCGACCCAGGTCCGGAACGCCGTCTGGCTGGCCTGATTGATGTCGTTCCAGAACTGGCCGAACCGGGTGAACTTCAAGGTCTGGTCGGCCACCCAGCGGGCGCCGTCATAGACCATGAAGATGAACCCGCCGGCGAGCAGCAACAGCCCAATCAGTCGGAAAAAGCCGCGGATCATGCCTCACCCTATATGATCGTCCGATCGGACGACCCCTGGAACGCTGCCAGCCAATAGCCGGGGGATGGCAGAAATTCAACCTCTTCAGGGCGTTACGACGCCCTCTTGGCGCACCCGAGGGCTGTTTTCCAGCCCGGAAAGCGTTGACGGTGCCCAAGACCCTCTCTATAAGGGCGCCAACTGGCGGTGGGCGCAATCCTGCCGCCGCTGTTCTTTGAGCAGTTGCAGGCACCTTGAGCTTGAGGGCTCCTTGGAGCCTCAGAGACAGCCGCAAGGCGGTCGCTCATGTTCCGGGAATAGCCTAGCAACCGAACACCCTAAATCCGAGCGTCGATTCAGCGGTCAAGCAGCCGGCGCTACCCGACCAAGACGCGACCGGTACCGCAAAGGATATTGAGACCATGGCCAAT includes the following:
- the msrA gene encoding peptide-methionine (S)-S-oxide reductase MsrA, encoding MLFMRKTTALPSATEALPGRAQAIPTATIHFVNGAKLQPPYPAGLEQAVFGLGCFWGAERKFWELGDGVYATAVGYAGGHTPNPTYEETCSGRTGHTEVVLVVFDPKKISYEKLLKTFWESHNPTQGMRQGNDVGTQYRSAIYTYSDAQKKAADESKALYQKALAAKGLGAITTEIAPAGAFYFAEDYHQQYLAKNPAGYCGLGGTGVSCPIGVGVSA
- a CDS encoding polysaccharide biosynthesis/export family protein, which translates into the protein MPVARAFRWSILTASLAASAALALGGCMQTAGPVAVMQPRADLDSMAYGQPYVAPQPVVVADGGGAIGALRNSFAASPAPMPVGYAAPMAAPARYDSSYHLDAGDKLRVVVYGQEGLTNSYAIDAGGSITMPLIGGVPARGRTPAGLAGDIAARLRNGYIREPSVAVEVESYRPFFILGEVTAPGQYPYVPNMTVESAVAIAGGFSPRAKRDVVTVTHTEAGGAMRAVVPLGTPLAPGDTVFVGERWF